One genomic window of Medicago truncatula cultivar Jemalong A17 chromosome 1, MtrunA17r5.0-ANR, whole genome shotgun sequence includes the following:
- the LOC11425662 gene encoding uncharacterized protein yields the protein MSSTIPQILPNPDLGFKVIVTKEEFNLFHNIDRQLFIRLVLELGREISESINVMAFLMCIEMISKEFNLVAKILKHWSNVMLNMLADEAVFILDCIVSSPYPNDCVREKKLPLIQHILHHNATFEFFHEKRLELITDVTKYINEVCIRAFTDIIEHVIYNGVTEQQELYRANLYGTASLPTHMLPQAAYYTPNDCPIVPQEIDDRTLFITFSRGYPVSENELRYFFSREFGDIIERVMMQEVNQPDQHPLYARLVVRREGMDVINYLLEYNPRLKFIINGKHVWVRKYFSKPPPPPYEAGTSWYFP from the exons ATGTCTTCTACTATACCACAAATTCTACCAAATCCAGACCTAGGTTTCAAAGTGATTGTGACTAAAGAAGAGTTCAACTTGTTTCACAACATTGATCGACAACTATTCATTCGTTTGGTTTTGGAGCTCGGTCGTGAAATCTCTGAATCGATCAATGTAATGGCCTTCCTTATGTGCATTGAGATGATAAGTAAAGAATTCAATTTGGTAGCAAAGATTCTCAAGCATTGGTCAAACGTTATGCTAAACATGCTAGCTGATGAAGCTGTCTTCATCCTTGATTGCATTGTGAGTTCTCCATACCCTAATGATTGTGTAAGGGAAAAGAAATTACCATTGATTCAACACATATTGCACCACAATGCGACGTTCGAGTTTTTCCATGAAAAACGCCTCGAATTGATCACTGATGTCACAAAGTACATCAATGAAGTATGTATTAGAGCGTTTACAGATATTATTGAACATGTGATTTATAATGGTGTTACCGAGCAGCAAGAGTTATATCGTGCAAATCTTTACGGGACTGCTAGCCTTCCTACTCACATGCTACCACAAGCAGCATATTATACTCCTAATGATTGTCCAATTGTGCCACAAGAAATTGATGATAGGACCCTCTTCATAACATTTTCCAGAGGTTATCCGGTTTCAGAAAATGAACTTAGATATTTCTTCTCAAG AGAATTTGGAGATATCATTGAAAGAGTGATGATGCAAGAAGTTAATCAACCAGATCAGCACCCATTGTATGCTCGTCTTGTGGTACGTCGTGAGGGTATGGATGTAATTAATTATCTTCTTGAGTATAACCCAAGattgaaattcatcatcaatgggaaacatgtttgggtcagaaaatattttagcaagccaccaccaccaccgtaTGAAGCTGGGACATCTTGGTATTTTCCATGA